One Choloepus didactylus isolate mChoDid1 chromosome 8, mChoDid1.pri, whole genome shotgun sequence DNA window includes the following coding sequences:
- the TMCC3 gene encoding transmembrane and coiled-coil domain protein 3 isoform X1 — translation MPGSDTALTVDRTYSDPGRHHRCKRRVEHHDMNTLSLPLNIRRGGSDTNLNFDVPDGILDFHKVKLSADSLKQKILKVTEQIKIEQTSRDGNVAEYLKLVNSADKQQAGRIKQVFEKKNQKSAHSIAQLQKKLEQYHRKLKEIEQNGASRSSKDVSKDNLKDIQHSLKDAQAKSRTAPHGMEGSKSGMPGVSLTPPVFVFNKSREFANLIRNKFGSADNIAHLKNSLDEFRPEASARVYGGSATIVNKPKYGSDDECSSGTSGSADSNGHQSFGAGGTGTLDSQGKLTMILEELQEIKDTQAQLAEDIEALKVQFKREYGFISQTLQEERYRYERLEDQLHDLTDLHQHETANLKQELASIEEKVAYQAYERSRDIQEALESCQTRISKLELHQQEQQALQTDTVNAKVLLGKCINVVLAFMTVILVCVSTIAKFISPMMKSRFHILGTFFAVTLLAIFCKNWDPILCAIERIIIPR, via the exons GTAGAACATCATGACATGAATACCTTAAGCCTGCCCCTGAACATACGCCGTGGGGGGTCAGACACCAACCTCAACTTTGATGTTCCAGATGGCATCCTGGACTTCCACAAAGTCAAACTCAGTGCAGACAGCCTGAAACAAAAAATCCTAAAGGTCACAGAGCAGATAAAAATTGAGCAAACTTCCCGCGACGGGAATGTTGCAGAATATCTGAAACTGGTCAACAGTGCAGACAAGCAGCAGGCTGGACGAATCAAACAAGTCTTTGAAAAGAAGAATCAGAAGTCAGCTCACTCCATCGCCCAGCTGCAGAAGAAGTTAGAACAGTATCACAGAAAGCTCAAGGAGATCGAACAAAACGGAGCCTCCAGAAGCTCAAAGGATGTTTCCAAAGACAACCTGAAGGACATACAGCACTCTCTGAAAGATGCCCAGGCGAAATCGCGAACTGCTCCCCACGGCATGGAGGGCAGTAAATCGGGCATGCCAGGGGTATCCCTCACTCCACCTGTGTTTGTTTTCAACAAGTCCAGAGAGTTTGCCAACTTGATCCGTAATAAATTTGGCAGCGCCGACAACATCGCTCACCTAAAAAATTCCTTAGATGAATTTAGGCCCGAGGCGAGCGCCAGGGTCTACGGGGGCAGCGCTACCATCGTGAACAAGCCCAAGTACGGCAGTGATGACGAGTGTTCCAGTGGCACGTCGGGCTCTGCTGACAGTAACGGGCACCAGTCCTTCGGGGCGGGCGGGACGGGCACGCTGGACAGCCAGGGGAAGCTCACCATGATCCTGGAGGAGCTGCAGGAGATCAAGGACACTCAGGCACAGCTGGCCGAGGACATCGAGGCGCTGAAGGTGCAGTTTAAGAGGGAATACGGTTTTATTTCCCAGACCCTGCAAGAGGAGAGATACAG GTACGAACGATTGGAAGACCAGCTCCATGACCTGACGGATCTGCATCAGCACGAGACGGCCAACTTGAAACAGGAGCTGGCCAGCATCGAGGAGAAGGTTGCCTACCAGGCCTACGAGCGGTCCCGGGACATCCAG GAAGCATTGGAATCCTGCCAGACCCGCATTTCTAAACTGGAGCTCCATCAGCAAGAGCAGCAAGCTCTGCAGACAGACACGGTGAATGCCAAGGTCCTCCTGGGGAAGTGCATAAACGTGGTCCTGGCCTTCATGACTGTGATTCTCGTGTGTGTGTCCACGATCGCAAAGTTCATCTCGCCCATGATGAAGAGCCGCTTCCACATCCTGGGCACCTTCTTCGCTGTGACTCTTCTTGCGATATTTTGTAAAAACTGGGACCCTATTCTGTGTGCCATAGAAAGGATAATAATACCGAGATGA
- the TMCC3 gene encoding transmembrane and coiled-coil domain protein 3 isoform X2: MNTLSLPLNIRRGGSDTNLNFDVPDGILDFHKVKLSADSLKQKILKVTEQIKIEQTSRDGNVAEYLKLVNSADKQQAGRIKQVFEKKNQKSAHSIAQLQKKLEQYHRKLKEIEQNGASRSSKDVSKDNLKDIQHSLKDAQAKSRTAPHGMEGSKSGMPGVSLTPPVFVFNKSREFANLIRNKFGSADNIAHLKNSLDEFRPEASARVYGGSATIVNKPKYGSDDECSSGTSGSADSNGHQSFGAGGTGTLDSQGKLTMILEELQEIKDTQAQLAEDIEALKVQFKREYGFISQTLQEERYRYERLEDQLHDLTDLHQHETANLKQELASIEEKVAYQAYERSRDIQEALESCQTRISKLELHQQEQQALQTDTVNAKVLLGKCINVVLAFMTVILVCVSTIAKFISPMMKSRFHILGTFFAVTLLAIFCKNWDPILCAIERIIIPR; the protein is encoded by the exons ATGAATACCTTAAGCCTGCCCCTGAACATACGCCGTGGGGGGTCAGACACCAACCTCAACTTTGATGTTCCAGATGGCATCCTGGACTTCCACAAAGTCAAACTCAGTGCAGACAGCCTGAAACAAAAAATCCTAAAGGTCACAGAGCAGATAAAAATTGAGCAAACTTCCCGCGACGGGAATGTTGCAGAATATCTGAAACTGGTCAACAGTGCAGACAAGCAGCAGGCTGGACGAATCAAACAAGTCTTTGAAAAGAAGAATCAGAAGTCAGCTCACTCCATCGCCCAGCTGCAGAAGAAGTTAGAACAGTATCACAGAAAGCTCAAGGAGATCGAACAAAACGGAGCCTCCAGAAGCTCAAAGGATGTTTCCAAAGACAACCTGAAGGACATACAGCACTCTCTGAAAGATGCCCAGGCGAAATCGCGAACTGCTCCCCACGGCATGGAGGGCAGTAAATCGGGCATGCCAGGGGTATCCCTCACTCCACCTGTGTTTGTTTTCAACAAGTCCAGAGAGTTTGCCAACTTGATCCGTAATAAATTTGGCAGCGCCGACAACATCGCTCACCTAAAAAATTCCTTAGATGAATTTAGGCCCGAGGCGAGCGCCAGGGTCTACGGGGGCAGCGCTACCATCGTGAACAAGCCCAAGTACGGCAGTGATGACGAGTGTTCCAGTGGCACGTCGGGCTCTGCTGACAGTAACGGGCACCAGTCCTTCGGGGCGGGCGGGACGGGCACGCTGGACAGCCAGGGGAAGCTCACCATGATCCTGGAGGAGCTGCAGGAGATCAAGGACACTCAGGCACAGCTGGCCGAGGACATCGAGGCGCTGAAGGTGCAGTTTAAGAGGGAATACGGTTTTATTTCCCAGACCCTGCAAGAGGAGAGATACAG GTACGAACGATTGGAAGACCAGCTCCATGACCTGACGGATCTGCATCAGCACGAGACGGCCAACTTGAAACAGGAGCTGGCCAGCATCGAGGAGAAGGTTGCCTACCAGGCCTACGAGCGGTCCCGGGACATCCAG GAAGCATTGGAATCCTGCCAGACCCGCATTTCTAAACTGGAGCTCCATCAGCAAGAGCAGCAAGCTCTGCAGACAGACACGGTGAATGCCAAGGTCCTCCTGGGGAAGTGCATAAACGTGGTCCTGGCCTTCATGACTGTGATTCTCGTGTGTGTGTCCACGATCGCAAAGTTCATCTCGCCCATGATGAAGAGCCGCTTCCACATCCTGGGCACCTTCTTCGCTGTGACTCTTCTTGCGATATTTTGTAAAAACTGGGACCCTATTCTGTGTGCCATAGAAAGGATAATAATACCGAGATGA